A portion of the Lolium rigidum isolate FL_2022 chromosome 1, APGP_CSIRO_Lrig_0.1, whole genome shotgun sequence genome contains these proteins:
- the LOC124684728 gene encoding noroxomaritidine synthase 2-like: MAFSFLPELLISMFVLLVVVVGSYYMKSSKNPLPAVDWPVAGILPSLVYNLHRLHDYIAFDLLAPSGHSLKFAIVNIRFFMTCEPANIQHIFTSNHANYPKGEEFAEIFDVMRGSIFTVDGESCRRQRANYQGVLSSPRLVGLMTRCCRDKVEKGLLPFMTHMARTSAPIDMTDLMTRLVFDLYASIIFGVDPALLSLDMPPVHVANAMDTIMEVGLTRHIVPAFCWKVMRCLNIGPERKLASAQAVLHCFTNDMIMERRKNGHVIGQEPVDVLSSYINDPEYGGDLLHPTLITYMIAGRDTIGTTLPWIFYNLANNPHVVASIRDELTPIMSRKSAIASASTMILETEDVKSLVYLQAALLETLRLYPPAPLERKSVVATDVMPSGHEVCARDIVLISLYSVGRMEAVWGADCREYRPERWLSEDGRKLRFVPSHKFMAFNSGPRLCLGKDIAIVQMKIIVAAVVWNFDVKMLDGRAINTKLSCLLQMKDGLRVKLNKREM, translated from the coding sequence ATGGCATTCTCCTTCTTGCCAGAACTACTCATCTCCATGTTTGTGCTACTTGTAGTTGTGGTAGGTTCCTACTACATGAAGTCAAGTAAGAATCCATTGCCGGCGGTGGACTGGCCAGTAGCCGGTATCCTCCCATCCCTGGTCTACAACCTCCATAGACTGCATGACTACATCGCCTTTGACCTCCTAGCGCCCTCAGGGCACAGCCTAAAGTTCGCCATTGTGAACATTCGATTCTTCATGACGTGCGAGCCGGCGAATATCCAACACATCTTCACCTCAAACCACGCAAACTATCCCAAAGGCGAGGAGTTCGCCGAAATCTTCGACGTGATGAGGGGCTCCATATTcaccgtcgacggcgagtcgTGTCGCCGGCAGCGGGCGAACTACCAGGGCGTGTTGAGCAGCCCACGGTTGGTTGGGTTGATGACCAGGTGCTGCCGGGACAAGGTGGAGAAAGGCCTCCTGCCCTTCATGACCCACATGGCGAGAACCAGTGCTCCCATCGACATGACTGATCTCATGACGAGGCTCGTGTTCGACCTGTATGCCTCCATCATCTTCGGCGTGGATCCTGCCCTCCTATCACTCGATATGCCACCCGTGCACGTCGCGAACGCGATGGACACGATCATGGAGGTGGGACTCACCCGGCACATTGTGCCGGCGTTTTGCTGGAAGGTGATGAGGTGCCTAAACATCGGTCCGGAGAGGAAGCTCGCCTCTGCGCAAGCGGTGCTTCACTGCTTCACCAATGACATGATCATGGAGAGGAGGAAGAACGGCCATGTTATTGGTCAAGAACCTGTGGACGTCCTGTCTAGCTACATCAATGACCCGGAGTACGGCGGTGATTTGCTCCACCCGACGCTCATCACCTACATGATCGCCGGGAGGGACACCATCGGCACTACCTTGCCGTGGATCTTCTACAACCTCGCCAAtaacccacacgtggtggcgagcATACGCGACGAACTGACACCCATCATGTCTCGCAAATCAGCCATTGCTAGCGCTTCCACGATGATATTAGAGACAGAGGATGTCAAATCCTTGGTCTATCTGCAAGCTGCTTTGTTGGAGACACTTAGGTTGTACCCGCCGGCCCCTCTGGAGCGTAAGTCTGTGGTCGCTACTGATGTGATGCCGAGTGGCCATGAGGTGTGTGCGCGGGACATCGTCCTCATTTCCCTCTACTCCGTCGGCAGGATGGAGGCTGTCTGGGGTGCTGATTGCCGGGAGTACAGGCCAGAGAGGTGGCTCTCCGAGGACGGTCGCAAACTGCGATTCGTGCCCTCTCACAAGTTCATGGCGTTTAACTCAGGGCCAAGGCTGTGCCTCGGCAAGGACATCGCAATCGTACAGATGAagatcatcgtcgctgctgttgtGTGGAACTTTGATGTGAAAATGTTGGATGGTCGGGCCATCAATACCAAGTTGTCATGTCTTTTGCAGATGAAGGATGGGCTTAGGGTGAAGCTGAATAAGCGAGAAATGTAA